GATCGGGGCGGATGTCGCCAATCGTTTGCGGCGGGCCGCGCAGATCGATCCCGCATCTCTGGCCCAAGCCAGAGAGATCAAGCGCGCGTTCACGGCCGAAGTCGACGACCTGTTTACGCGGTACGATTTTCTGGTTCTGCCGACCATCGACAGTGTGCCGCCCTTGTGCACGCAGGCGGATGACCCGTTGCAACAGTTGCGCCTTACCCGCCTCGTACGCCCGTTCAACGTCAGCGGCCATCCGGCAATCACGCTGCCGACCCTGACCGAAGAAGGGTTGCCGGTCGGGATACAGATTGTGGGCCCGATGGGGCGTGATGGTCCGCTGTGCGCGTTCGCACGCCAGGTCGAGGCAAAGATTGAAAATTCGAAGGAGATTGCGTGATGACTGCCACGACATTGGCGGCTGACGATAAGGCGGCAGGCATGACGGCGAGTTTGCCTGCGCTGCTCGACACTATTCGGGCGCGCCGCGCCGAATTGCATGCGCTGGGACATATCCCTCAGGACATCGTCAAACAGTTTCAGGCACTCGGCCTCTACCGCGCCTTCGTTCCCGAACAACTGGGCGGCGCAGGGACGACCCCGATGGAATTCCTGCGCGTAATCGAACAGATTTCCACCGCCGACGGTTCGGCGGGCTGGGTGGCGAGCTTCGGCTTCGCGACCAAATATCTGTCTTCCCTGCCAGCCGAAACACTGGCTGAACTCTACAGCGACAGCCCCGATGTGGTGTTCGCAGGGGCTGTTTTTCCGCCCCAGACCGCGACGCGCGAAAGCGGCGGCTACCGCGTCAAGGGGCGTTGGGGGTTCGGTTCGGGTTCGCTCGGAGCCTCCCTCATCGGTGTCGGCATCAAACTGGATGGCGAACAGGGCGGATTGCCGCGGATGGCGGTGATGCCGCGCGACAAAGTCCGTATTGAGGAAAACTGGGACACGATCGGCATGTTCGCGACCGGCAGCCACGATCTCGTGGTGGATGATGTGTTTGTGCCGGAATCTCACATTCTCATTCGCGGCGCTCCGCCCTCGATCGACACACCGGCCTATCGTTATCCGACAATGGCAATGGCAGCGCAGGTTCTGGCCATCGTGGGCGCTGGCGTCGCGCGTGAGGCGATCGATGAAGTCATGAATCTGGCAGGCAGACAATCGATCACGGGCGCGCCGGCGCTGGGGGATCGCCCCAATGTGCAGATCGCGCTGGGCCAGATGGAAGCGAAGCTCAGTTCCGCGCGCGCGTGGTTCTATGAGGAAACGGAGAAGGTCTGGGAGCGGATGCTCGCCGGGGATGAGGTGTCCGACAAGGATGTCGCCCGTCTGCGGCTGGCGTCCACACATATCGCCAAAACGGGAGCAGATGTGACGCGCCGTGCGTTCGAGCTGTGCGGCACCACGGGGATTTTCAACACGCACCCGCTTTCCCGGTTGCTGATGGATGCCCTCGTCGTCGCGCAACATGCTTTCATGAACGAAACCACCTGGCAATCGGGCGGTGCGGTCATGCTCGGCCGGAAACCCGCTCCCGGCTATCCCTGAAACCGATCGAATGGAATGACCATGGCCACTGAAAACAAAAAAATCAGAGCATTGTTCTGTTGCGCTGTCCTGCAGAACTTTTTCGATCTGCCGGGGGACAAGATTCCGGATGTGCTCAAGGCCACCGGCCAATTGTTGCGGACGATCCGTGAAATGCCGGGCGTGGACGTGTTGGGTACGATGGACGATGACGAGACAATGGTCGGCACCTCGCCCAACGGCTGGCCCTGGACATTCTACATCTTGGCTGACGTGCCGGATCGGCAGACCGCCGTGGATATCTGCGGGCTGTTCCGCACCAGCGAAGTCGGCGAATACCGGCTCTGGAAATATATGCGGATCGAGGCCCGGCTGGGTCGCGAACTTGTGATGCCGGAATGAGCGACGCTGCCATCCTTGCCCGGCTCGATCGGCTGGAAAGCGAAGCCGCCATCCGGCGGACTGTCGCCCGCTATTTCCAGATTTGTGATCGCCTTGGCCCGGAAACGCCGTTCACCGAACTGGGTGAACTGTTCACCCGGGATGCCTGCTGGGAAGGGAAGGGGCGCTACGAGAGCGCCTTTGGCCGCTATGATGGACGCTCGGAGATTGTTGCAATGATCCGCAGCTATTGCATGCCCACGCCGCATTTCGCGATGACTGCCCATTTCTTTTCGGCCGACGATATCGCCGTCGAAGGGGAGACGGGGGTGGGCAAGTGGATGATGTTGCAGACCTCCACTTACGCTGATGGCACCGCGGACCTGCGCAGCGCCTGCCTGACCATGCGCTTCGAACGCGAAAACGAGCGGTGGCGCATCGCTTTGTTTCGAACCGAAAACATCTTTTCTCGCCGGATCGACCACTGGAATGATCGTGAGGTTATTCCGGTGCCGGACCAGACAGCCGGAGCCTAACGATGAACGACACCCCCTATGCCGATCTGGTGCAGCCCGACCGGGTTCACAGTTCGCTCTATCAGGATGCCGCGATTTTCGACGAGGAGATCGAACGCATCTTTTACAAGACCTGGGTGTGGGTTGCCCATGCCAGCGAACTTCCCCGACCGTTGGATTTCATCACGACCCATATCGGCCCGCAATCGGTCATCGTGAACCGTGACAAGGACGGGACGGTGCGGACCATGGTCAACAGGTGTCGTCATCGTGGCGCCACCGTGTGCGACAAGCGCCGGGGCAATGCGCCCGGGTTCGTGTGCCCTTATCACGCATGGACCTATGGCACGGACGGGGCGTTGCGCGGCCTGCCATTGCCAAAGGGATACAAGGATTTCGACAAGTCCGACTATGGCCTCGTCCAGTTGCGGACCGAGGAATACAACGGCATGATTTTCGCCACGTTCAATCCGGACGTGCAGCCGCTCGACACCTTCCTTGGCCGTGCGAAGCCGTGGATCGACCTGTTCATGAAACAGGGCGGCGGATATCCGGTGAAGGTTCTGGGCGAACACAAGTTCTCGTTCCCCGGCAACTGGAAAATCCAGCTGGAGAACACCACCGACGCATATCATTTTCCGATCGTCCACAAGAGCTTCCTGACATCGCTGGACGGCGCGACCGAGGAGCTTTTTTCGTTCATGGATGCGGGCGGTTATGTCGAGGATCTGGGCAATGGCCATTCGGTCATGGTCATGATTCCCGAGCTTGTCGATCTGGAGGAAAACCTCGAGGCCCCCATACCCGAGCGGTTTGCCACGATCGCCGAGGATTTGCGCAAAACCCATGATGAACAGTCCGTGCGCCGCATCGTCCGCGCGATTAGCGGCACGGGGTTCAATCTCAATCTTTTCCCCAATGCCGCCTGTTCGATGGCATTTTTCCGTATCCTGCGCCCCCTTTCGGTCAATGAGACCGAGATCCGCCACATTGCGATCGGCATGGATGGCGGACCGGACATCGCCAATCGCGCCCGTCTGCGGCTGCACGAGCATTTTCAGGGGCCGATGGGCTTCGGCACGCCCGATGATGCGGAAGCCTGGCAACGGGTTCAGCAGGGCAGCAATGGGCCGGGCAGTTCATGGATCATGGTCAATCGCGGCGAGGACAAAACCGAAAGCAATGCGGGTGACGTGACTGCGGAGACCGGAATGCGCGCGGCGTACCAGATGTGGAAGAGGATGATGTCGGCATGAGTGCGGATATTCAACGGATTGCCGAGTTCCTGTGGCTCGAGGCCGACCTTCTGGACGGCAAGGACTATCAGGCCTGGCTCGAACTGTGGGATGACGATGGCAAGTACATCGTGCCGGTCCAGCGTCAGACTGAGAACTTCGAGGATGTTCTCAACTACGCGTACGACGATGCGGATATGCGCACAATGCGGGTCGCCCGGCTGACCAGCGGGGAATCGGCTTCGGCTGTCGCTGCCTCGGTCACGGTACGCACGCTTTCCCGGTTTCGGCAAATCGATCCTGCACCCGACGGCGCCATGCGCGTTCGCTGTGCGCAGCATCTGGCAGAAACCACCCGCGGCCATACCCGGATGGTGCCTTGCGATGTGACTTATACCCTGCGTGAGGCAGACGGCGCCCTGCGCCTTGCGGGCAAAATCGTCCTGCTTGCCAATTCCGACCATACTCTCACCAATATGACGTATCTGCCATGAGCGTGCCGGGCCATCACAATGTCGCCATGGTGACCGGTGCAGCCGGTGGATTGGGCGGCGTTATCGTGCGGTGCCTGGCGGCCAAGGGATATCGCGTGCTCGCTGCGGACATTGCGGGCGATGCGATTGAAGCGTTCACCGCCGATGCCGGCGATCGCGTGATACCGCATCAACTCGACGTTACGGACAAGGCGGCATTTGCCGCCGCTCTCGATCGTGCAAGGGCGGAGTGGGGAGGGGTTGGCGTACTGGTAAACAACGCCGCCATTACCCGTACGACGCCGGTGTTCGATATTGCGCCTGAAGAATTCGATCTGGTGACCGGTGTGGCTCTCAAGGGCACTTTCATCGGGTGTCAGGTCGTGGGCGCCCATATGCGCGAGCACGGCTATGGCCGGATCGTCAACATCGCTTCTCTTGCGGGTCAGAACGGGGGCACATCGACAGGTGCGCACTATGCCGCGGCAAAGGGCGGCATTTTGACCCTGACAAAAGTTTTCGCGCGCGAGCTGGCGGCTTCCGGCGTCACGGTCAACGCCATTTCGCCCGGACCCCTTAATCTGGATTCGGTCCGGTCTCTGCTGCCCCCCGAAAAGTTGGCAGCCGTTGTTGGGACCATTCCGGCCGGAACGCTGGGTGATCCGGCCTATATTGCCGAAATGGTGACGATGCTCGCTTCGCCTCAGGCTACTTCGGCCATCGGCGCTGCGTTCGACATCAACGGCGGGTTGTTCATGCGATAAAGCTGGCCAATTTGGCCATGCCATCCGGTATCGGCTGCCCGCCGGGGGTGCTGACCCTGGGTCAGGCGGCCGTATCCGGGCATGCCGTTTCGCCTTCAGCGCGATAGAGGCGATAACCCAGCCATGCCGAAATCAGGCACATCGCCGCGCTGAGCAGCAACTGATCCGTTATCGGCATGCCGATTGCGCTGAGCGATACGGCCAGCAGCGAACCGCCGACCATGGCTCCCGAATTCACGATATTGTTGGCTGCGATCGTCCGGGCGGCTTGCGACGGCGCCACGCGCGTAGTGAGAAACGCATAAAGCGGCACCACGAACATCCCGCCGGCGATGGCAATCCCCAGCAATGTCAGGAGAAGGGGAACCGCCAGCGGCTCCACCACGAATTCCCGAATGCCCAGCAAGGCACCGCCCGTTTCCACGCTCCACGCGCTGCATACGAAATGGAACGCCACCACAAACACCGCCATGACGATGATCGATGCCGGGGCATAGCGGGCCGATACATTGCCTTTCAGCAAGGCATTGATCGACATGGAGCCGATCGCAACGCCGACGGAAAAGATCACGAGAAACAGGCTGGCGACTTCCTTGCTCGCCATCAGGACATTCTTTGCCAGCGGCGGAAACTGGATGAACAGGACCGCGCCGATCGTCCAGAAGAAGCTGATGGCGAGAATTGCGTAGAACACGCAGCGTTCGTGCATCGTGTTGCGCACCAGCGCGATGGACGCGCGAATGACGTGGTGATCCAGCGGCTGCGGTTCGATCATCGGTGGGGCAGGGGGAACAGACCGGCTGGTGACGTAGCCGATTACTGCGATGACAAAGACTGCAAGGGCGGCCCATTCGACCGCAATCCAGCCGGCCATGATCGTACCGGCAAGCACCGCGATATAGGTGCCGGCCTCGACCAGCCCGGTTCCGGCCAGCACTTCGTTCTTTTTCAGATGCTGCGGCAGGATGGCGTATTTGATCGGGCCGAAGAAGGTGGAGTGGACACCCATGGCGAACAGCGCCAGCAGCATGAGCGGAATCGCCAGTGTGTCGATCATCGTGCCTTGCCAGGCGAGGACCAGACCGGTTCCGCCGCAAGCCATGATCGGAATTTCGCATGCCTTGATGATGCGGATGATTCGCGCCTTGTCGCGCATGTCGGCCAACTGCCCGGCCAATGCGGAGAGTACGAAAAACGGCAGGATGAAAACACCCGAAGCGATGGCGCTGAACCGGGCTTCTTCCGCTTCCGAATTATATACGCTGTACACCACGAACAGCACCATGGCGTTCTTGTACAGGTTGTCATTGAAGGCATTGAGGAGCTGGGTCACAAACAGCGGAAGGAACCGCCGGCGGCGCAGGAGATGCGTCGATGTTGTCATGAATGCTTGCCAGATACCTATCGCTCGTGTGAAAGCCTAGCGCCATGACCAGGATGGGCAAGAGGCTTGAGGGGCTTTTGCACGAAAGCAGGGTTTAGAGAACCGCAGATCGATGCTCACTCTACCGAATATTTTGACACTTTCGCGTATTTTCGCCGTTCCTTTGCTGGCTTTCTTGCTTTGGTGGCCGGGCTGGGCGCTGGGTTACGGGCTCGCGTTTGTGCTTTACTGCCTGATGGGCATAACGGATTATTTTGACGGACTGCTCGCCCGATCGAGCGGTGCGGTATCGCGGCTGGGTATCTTTCTTGATCCGATCGCCGACAAGATCATGGTGGCGGCGGTCATTCTCGTGCTGACAGCGCAGGGGATTCTGCGCGGGCCCTATGTCGGCGATATGCACGTAATTGCCGGCCTGATCATTCTTGTGCGGGAAATCGCCGTATCGGGCCTGCGCGAATTTCTTGGTGGGTTACAGGTATCGGTACCCGTCAGCAGGCTGGCCAAATGGAAAACCACGTTCCAGCTTGTCGCATTGGGTGCGTTGATTCTCGGCGGGGCCTTGCCGCACTGGAATATCGCGTTGTTCGGTGTCGTGGCGAATGTCCCGCATACTGTTGGCCTGACGACTTTGTGGGCCGCGGCGATTCTCACCCTGATTACAGGGTGGGATTATTTGCGGATCGGCCTGAAACACATGGACTGATCCGGCAGGGGCGCAAGCACCCCTTGCTGCAGGTTCGGGAACGGGGTTTACCCGGCGCGCAATTCGTCGGCCAGAAGCCGAAACTCATCGCTACGCGGTGAATTCTTGCGCCAGATCAGGGCAATTTCGCGATTGGCGGAGCGGGACTTCAGGGGCCGGGCGACAACATCGGTGCCATTCAGAATCCCTGCATCCAGCGCCATTTTCGGGACGATCGTGACGCCCAGGCCGTTATCGACCATCTGAACCAGCGTATGCAGGCTGGTGCCAATCATCGTGGCGCTGGCACGCAGTTCGGGGCGGTTGCAGGCTGCCAGCGCGTGTTCTTTCAGGCAATGCCCGTCTTCCAGCAGCAGTAAGCGGCCTTCGTCGATCATGGATGGCGGCACTTCTGCCGGAGGGTCGCGGGGGTCGTCCTTGGGAAACGCGGCATAGAGCGCATCATCGCAAATGTGCGCGTTCTCGATATCACCCGTTGAAAACGGCAGAGCCAGCAGGACGCAATCCGCCCGGCCATGATGAAGCGATTCGATGGCATCCGCACTGGTTTCTTCGCGCAGGAAAAGCTTGAGTTGGGGCTTTTCCTTGCGAAGCCGGGGCAGAATGCGCGGCAGGAGGAACGGGGCGATTGTTGGAATGACGCTCATCCGCAATTCCCCGGCCAGTGGCTGGCCAGCCGATTGCACCAGTTCGGACAATTCTTCCGCCTCGCGCAGAAGGCGATGGGCCTTTTCGACAACGGCGTTGCCCAGTGGGGTGAAGCGCACCACACGGCGGCTGCGTTCCACCAATGTCACGCCCAGCAGTGATTCGAGTTCACGAAGACCGGCGGACAGGGTCGATTGGGAAACGAAACAGCTATCTGCCGCGCGACCGAAATGGCCATGCTCATGCAGTGCGACAAGATACTGCAACTGCTTGAGTGTCGGCAGATAGCTGTTCATTCGGTTTCAGCCATACTGTCTGCCGTATCATCAATGTGGGTCATCTGCAGCTTGCCGTCGGTTACGGCAAATGCCAATCGCCCTTCGACCAGTTCCAGCGCATCCCTGCCGAACATTTCAAAGCGCCATCCATTCAGGACGGGCAGGTTGCGGACACCCGCCGCCAGGGCCTCGAGTTCATCGCTGCGGGTCAGCAGGCGCGCGGCAACGTCAATTTCCCGAGCCCTGATCTTGAGCAGCAGCTTGAGAAGATCCGCCACCAGCGCGCCTTCCTTGCCCAAAGGCGCGCCGCGCGGTGTCTTGGCGGGCATTTCGTCATGGGGCAGGGGTTCGGCATCGCGCAGCGTGCGCATCAGGCGCTTGCCGATTTCGTTTTCGCTCCACGCCTGCGACAGGCCGCGCACCTTGGACAACTCCGCCTGTTTCGCCGGGGGATTGCTGGCGAGGTCGGCCAGAGTCTCATCACGCATGATTCGCCCGCGCGGGATATCCTTGTCCTGCGCTTCAAGCTCTCGCCAGCCGGCGATGGCCTTGAGCCGCCCCAGCACTTGCGGGTTGCGGCTGGGCGCGCGAATCTTGCGCCATGCACGCGATGGGTCGTTCCGATAATTTTCCGGATCGGCCAGCGATTCCATTTCGATGTCGAGCCATTCGCCACGTCCGGTCTTGATCAGCCGCTTCAGCATGCGCGGGAAAATCTTCGCCAGATGGGTGACATCGCCGATGGCATATTCGATCTGGCGATCGGTCAGCGGGCGGCGGGACCAGTCGGTAAACCGCGCGCCCTTGTCGATCGTCAGGCCCAGCCAGCTTTCGACGAGATTCGCGTAGCCGATCTGTTCTGACTGGCTGATAGCCATCATCGCGATCTGCGTATCGAAGATCGGGTGTGGCGTTTTTCCCGTAAGATTGTAAATTATTTCAACGTCCTGACCGCCAGCATGGAAGATCTTCAAAACATCTTCATTGTTGGTCAGCAGGTCGAGAAGGGGCGTCATATCGAGGCCCTGCGCCAAGGGGTCGATGGCCGCTGCTTCGTTCTGGTCGGCGATTTGCACGAGGCACAATTCCGGCCAATACGTGTTCTCGCGCATGAACTCCGTGTCGACCGCTACGAATTCCGCCTTGGCAAGGCGGCTGCAGAGATCGGCAAGTTCTTCGGTCTTCGTAATGAGCTTGTGTATCTTCATTCTGTCGTTTCTGTTTATGGTCAAGGATGGCCTGGCCACCCGGCGCGGGTTGACAAAATCGTCGGGTTACCCTGTTAGCGCCGCCTTCCCCCTGCCCGATTGCGGGCAAATTGGAAAGAGTTTCGATGTCGCATCCTTATCGTTCCCACACCTGCGGCGCCTTGACCAAGGCTGAAGTGGGCCAGACCGTCCGCCTTTCCGGCTGGGTACACCGCAAGCGTGACCATGGTGGCGTGCTGTTTGTCGATCTTCGCGATCACTACGGCATCACCCAGATTGTTGCGGACGAAGACAGTCCGGCCTTGGCGGTCCTTGATGGGCTGCGGCTGGAAAGCGTCGTAACGATCGAGGGGGAGGTGAAGGCGCGCAGCGAAGCGACAGTCAATCCCAACCTCTCCACCGGCGCGATCGAAGTCTATGCCCGCGGTGTGGATGTGCAGAGCCGGGCGGAAGAGCTGCCGATGCCTGTGGCGGGGGAGCAGGAATATCCGGAGGATATCCGTCTCAAGTACCGCTTCCTCGATCTGCGGCGCGAAACGCTGCACGCCAATATCGTGACGCGTACGAAGATCATCTCGGACATGCGTCGCCGCATGGAAGGGGCGGGCTTCACCGAATATTCGACTCCGATCCTGACGGCATCCAGCCCCGAAGGCGCGCGCGACTTCCTCGTGCCCAGTCGTATTCATGCGGGGCGTTTTTATGCGCTTCCGCAGGCTCCGCAACAGTACAAACAGTTGCTGATGGTTGCCGGGTTCGATCGTTATTTCCAGATCGCACCCTGTTTCCGCGATGAAGATCCGCGGGCTGATCGGCTGCCGGGCGAATTCTACCAGCTCGATCTGGAAATGAGCTTCGTGACTCAGGAAGAAATCTGGGAAACGATGGAACCCGTGATTGCGGGGGTGTTCGAAACCTTTGCGAACGGACAGCATGTCACGCCTTCGGGCAGCTTCCCGCGCATTTCGCATGCCGATGCGATGCTGAAGTATGGTTCGGACAAGCCCGACTTGCGCAACCCGCTGATCATTTCTGATGTGACGCAGCATTTCACGCAGTCCGGTTTCGGCCTGTTCGAAAAGATCGTCGGGTCCGGCGGGGTGGTGCGTGTGGTGCCCGCGCCGAACACTGCGGACAAGAGCCGCAAGTTCTTCGACGACATGAACGACTGGGCGCGCGGCGAAGGCTATGCAGGCCTTGGCTATGTCACGCGCAAAGGTGGTGAATTTGGTGGCCCGATCGCCAAGAACCACGGCGCGGAACGGATGGAAGAGCTGTACAACGCGCTCGGCCTTGGCCCTGATGATGGCCTGTTCTTCGCTGCCGGCAAGGAAGAAGGCGCAGCCAAGCTTGCGGGCGCCGCGCGTATTCGCGTGGGCGAACTGCTCGATCTCGTCGCGAAGGACCGGTTCGAACTGGCGTGGATTGTCGATTTCCCGTTCTATGAATGGGATGAAGAAAACAAGAAGGTCGAATTCAGCCACAACCCGTTCTCGATGCCGCAGGGTGGCATCGAAGCGCTGCAGAACCAGGACCCGCTGACGATCAATGCGTTCCAGTACGATCTCGTCTGTAACGGCTATGAAATCGCGTCGGGTTCGATCCGTAACCACGTGCCGGAAACCATGGTGAAGGCATTTGAGCTGGTCGGCCTGTCGAAGCAGGATGTCGAAGATCGCTTCGGCGGTCTTTATCGCGCATTCCAGTATGGCGCCCCGCCGCACGGTGGCATGGCTGCCGGTGTGGACCGCATTGTCATGCTGCTGTGCGGTGCCGTAAACTTGCGCGAAATCACGCTGTTCCCGATGAATCAGCGTGCCGAAGACCTGCTGATGGGGGCGCCGAGTCCGGCTGAACCGAAGCAGTTGCGTGAATTGCATATGCGGATTGTGGAACCGCCCAAACCGCAGGACTGAGGTTTCCGAAAGGGGAGGTGTTGCGTCAGCAATGTGGAAACAGCGTGGGGCTTGCCCCCATTTCCCTTGCCAGCGCACGCGCTACTCATTAGGGCAAATGCCAATTCTGGCTCCCAAAGTAAGAGGGAAAACATGAGCGATACCGCCGACCGCGTGAAGAAGATTGTCGTCGAACACCTGGGCGTGGAGGCCGACAAGGTTTCTCCCGATGCCAGCTTCATTGACGATCTGGGCGCAGACAGCCTCGACATCGTCGAACTGGTGATGGCTTTTGAAGAAGAATTCGGCGTCGAAATCCCCGATGATGCGGCTGAAAAAATCGGCACCGTCGGCGACGCGATCAAGTACATCGACGAAAACAAGGGCTGATAGCCCGGTTTCCCGCCGCACTCGCCTGGCGGCAGTCGGCGGGACTTCGACAGGCTCGACCCTGAAGGGTTGGGCCTGTTGGTTTTTACGGAGAGTAGATTATGCGTCGTGTGGTCGTTACCGGTCTCGGGCTTGTCACCCCGCTGGGTGCTGATGTCGAAACCGCCTGGGCGAACGTTCTTGCCAGCAAGAGCGGAGCGGGTCCGATTACCCGGTTCGATGCGTCCGACCAGAAATGCCGTATCGCTTGTGAAGTGAAACCGGCCGACCATCCTTACGGCTTTGATGCGGACAAGCGTGTCGACACCAAGGTGCAGCGCCAGGTCGATCCGTTCATCGTCTATGGGATCGATG
This genomic window from Caenibius tardaugens NBRC 16725 contains:
- a CDS encoding acyl-CoA dehydrogenase family protein gives rise to the protein MTATTLAADDKAAGMTASLPALLDTIRARRAELHALGHIPQDIVKQFQALGLYRAFVPEQLGGAGTTPMEFLRVIEQISTADGSAGWVASFGFATKYLSSLPAETLAELYSDSPDVVFAGAVFPPQTATRESGGYRVKGRWGFGSGSLGASLIGVGIKLDGEQGGLPRMAVMPRDKVRIEENWDTIGMFATGSHDLVVDDVFVPESHILIRGAPPSIDTPAYRYPTMAMAAQVLAIVGAGVAREAIDEVMNLAGRQSITGAPALGDRPNVQIALGQMEAKLSSARAWFYEETEKVWERMLAGDEVSDKDVARLRLASTHIAKTGADVTRRAFELCGTTGIFNTHPLSRLLMDALVVAQHAFMNETTWQSGGAVMLGRKPAPGYP
- a CDS encoding nuclear transport factor 2 family protein, translating into MSDAAILARLDRLESEAAIRRTVARYFQICDRLGPETPFTELGELFTRDACWEGKGRYESAFGRYDGRSEIVAMIRSYCMPTPHFAMTAHFFSADDIAVEGETGVGKWMMLQTSTYADGTADLRSACLTMRFERENERWRIALFRTENIFSRRIDHWNDREVIPVPDQTAGA
- a CDS encoding aromatic ring-hydroxylating oxygenase subunit alpha, producing the protein MNDTPYADLVQPDRVHSSLYQDAAIFDEEIERIFYKTWVWVAHASELPRPLDFITTHIGPQSVIVNRDKDGTVRTMVNRCRHRGATVCDKRRGNAPGFVCPYHAWTYGTDGALRGLPLPKGYKDFDKSDYGLVQLRTEEYNGMIFATFNPDVQPLDTFLGRAKPWIDLFMKQGGGYPVKVLGEHKFSFPGNWKIQLENTTDAYHFPIVHKSFLTSLDGATEELFSFMDAGGYVEDLGNGHSVMVMIPELVDLEENLEAPIPERFATIAEDLRKTHDEQSVRRIVRAISGTGFNLNLFPNAACSMAFFRILRPLSVNETEIRHIAIGMDGGPDIANRARLRLHEHFQGPMGFGTPDDAEAWQRVQQGSNGPGSSWIMVNRGEDKTESNAGDVTAETGMRAAYQMWKRMMSA
- a CDS encoding aromatic-ring-hydroxylating dioxygenase subunit beta, with product MSADIQRIAEFLWLEADLLDGKDYQAWLELWDDDGKYIVPVQRQTENFEDVLNYAYDDADMRTMRVARLTSGESASAVAASVTVRTLSRFRQIDPAPDGAMRVRCAQHLAETTRGHTRMVPCDVTYTLREADGALRLAGKIVLLANSDHTLTNMTYLP
- a CDS encoding SDR family NAD(P)-dependent oxidoreductase — translated: MSVPGHHNVAMVTGAAGGLGGVIVRCLAAKGYRVLAADIAGDAIEAFTADAGDRVIPHQLDVTDKAAFAAALDRARAEWGGVGVLVNNAAITRTTPVFDIAPEEFDLVTGVALKGTFIGCQVVGAHMREHGYGRIVNIASLAGQNGGTSTGAHYAAAKGGILTLTKVFARELAASGVTVNAISPGPLNLDSVRSLLPPEKLAAVVGTIPAGTLGDPAYIAEMVTMLASPQATSAIGAAFDINGGLFMR
- a CDS encoding MFS transporter: MTTSTHLLRRRRFLPLFVTQLLNAFNDNLYKNAMVLFVVYSVYNSEAEEARFSAIASGVFILPFFVLSALAGQLADMRDKARIIRIIKACEIPIMACGGTGLVLAWQGTMIDTLAIPLMLLALFAMGVHSTFFGPIKYAILPQHLKKNEVLAGTGLVEAGTYIAVLAGTIMAGWIAVEWAALAVFVIAVIGYVTSRSVPPAPPMIEPQPLDHHVIRASIALVRNTMHERCVFYAILAISFFWTIGAVLFIQFPPLAKNVLMASKEVASLFLVIFSVGVAIGSMSINALLKGNVSARYAPASIIVMAVFVVAFHFVCSAWSVETGGALLGIREFVVEPLAVPLLLTLLGIAIAGGMFVVPLYAFLTTRVAPSQAARTIAANNIVNSGAMVGGSLLAVSLSAIGMPITDQLLLSAAMCLISAWLGYRLYRAEGETACPDTAA
- the pgsA gene encoding CDP-diacylglycerol--glycerol-3-phosphate 3-phosphatidyltransferase; translation: MLTLPNILTLSRIFAVPLLAFLLWWPGWALGYGLAFVLYCLMGITDYFDGLLARSSGAVSRLGIFLDPIADKIMVAAVILVLTAQGILRGPYVGDMHVIAGLIILVREIAVSGLREFLGGLQVSVPVSRLAKWKTTFQLVALGALILGGALPHWNIALFGVVANVPHTVGLTTLWAAAILTLITGWDYLRIGLKHMD
- a CDS encoding hydrogen peroxide-inducible genes activator, which encodes MNSYLPTLKQLQYLVALHEHGHFGRAADSCFVSQSTLSAGLRELESLLGVTLVERSRRVVRFTPLGNAVVEKAHRLLREAEELSELVQSAGQPLAGELRMSVIPTIAPFLLPRILPRLRKEKPQLKLFLREETSADAIESLHHGRADCVLLALPFSTGDIENAHICDDALYAAFPKDDPRDPPAEVPPSMIDEGRLLLLEDGHCLKEHALAACNRPELRASATMIGTSLHTLVQMVDNGLGVTIVPKMALDAGILNGTDVVARPLKSRSANREIALIWRKNSPRSDEFRLLADELRAG
- the rnd gene encoding ribonuclease D; the encoded protein is MKIHKLITKTEELADLCSRLAKAEFVAVDTEFMRENTYWPELCLVQIADQNEAAAIDPLAQGLDMTPLLDLLTNNEDVLKIFHAGGQDVEIIYNLTGKTPHPIFDTQIAMMAISQSEQIGYANLVESWLGLTIDKGARFTDWSRRPLTDRQIEYAIGDVTHLAKIFPRMLKRLIKTGRGEWLDIEMESLADPENYRNDPSRAWRKIRAPSRNPQVLGRLKAIAGWRELEAQDKDIPRGRIMRDETLADLASNPPAKQAELSKVRGLSQAWSENEIGKRLMRTLRDAEPLPHDEMPAKTPRGAPLGKEGALVADLLKLLLKIRAREIDVAARLLTRSDELEALAAGVRNLPVLNGWRFEMFGRDALELVEGRLAFAVTDGKLQMTHIDDTADSMAETE
- the aspS gene encoding aspartate--tRNA ligase, whose protein sequence is MSHPYRSHTCGALTKAEVGQTVRLSGWVHRKRDHGGVLFVDLRDHYGITQIVADEDSPALAVLDGLRLESVVTIEGEVKARSEATVNPNLSTGAIEVYARGVDVQSRAEELPMPVAGEQEYPEDIRLKYRFLDLRRETLHANIVTRTKIISDMRRRMEGAGFTEYSTPILTASSPEGARDFLVPSRIHAGRFYALPQAPQQYKQLLMVAGFDRYFQIAPCFRDEDPRADRLPGEFYQLDLEMSFVTQEEIWETMEPVIAGVFETFANGQHVTPSGSFPRISHADAMLKYGSDKPDLRNPLIISDVTQHFTQSGFGLFEKIVGSGGVVRVVPAPNTADKSRKFFDDMNDWARGEGYAGLGYVTRKGGEFGGPIAKNHGAERMEELYNALGLGPDDGLFFAAGKEEGAAKLAGAARIRVGELLDLVAKDRFELAWIVDFPFYEWDEENKKVEFSHNPFSMPQGGIEALQNQDPLTINAFQYDLVCNGYEIASGSIRNHVPETMVKAFELVGLSKQDVEDRFGGLYRAFQYGAPPHGGMAAGVDRIVMLLCGAVNLREITLFPMNQRAEDLLMGAPSPAEPKQLRELHMRIVEPPKPQD
- a CDS encoding acyl carrier protein; translated protein: MSDTADRVKKIVVEHLGVEADKVSPDASFIDDLGADSLDIVELVMAFEEEFGVEIPDDAAEKIGTVGDAIKYIDENKG